From Mytilus edulis chromosome 9, xbMytEdul2.2, whole genome shotgun sequence, the proteins below share one genomic window:
- the LOC139489037 gene encoding large ribosomal subunit protein uL16-like — translation MGRRPARCYRYCKNKPYPKSRFCRGVPDPKIRIFDLGRKKAFVDEFPLCVHLVSDELEQLSSEALEAGRICANKYLVKHCGKDSFHLRMRVHPFHVLRINKMLSCAGADRLQTGMRGAYGKPQGTVARVKIGQPLMSVRARDNHKAPVIEALRRAKFKYPGRQKIYVSKKHGFTKWERGTYEEMRLDGRLIPDGVGAQYKPDHGPLKAWKDRQ, via the exons ATGGGTCGCCGACCAGCTCGGTG CTACAGATACTGTAAGAACAAGCCTTACCCAAAATCTCGATTTTGTAGAGGTGTACCAG ACCCTAAAATCCGTATCTTTGATTTGGGAAGAAAGAAAGCTTTTGTAGATGAATTCCCATTATGTGTGCACTTGGTTTCTGATGAGTTAGAACAACTGTCCTCAGAAGCTTTAGAAGCTGGCCGTATCTGTGCCAACAAGTACTTGGTCAAACACTGTGGTAAAGATTCTTTCCACTTGAGAATGCGAGTGCACCCCTTCCATGTACTCAGAATCAACAAGATGTTGTCGTGTGCTGGGGCTGATAG GCTCCAAACTGGAATGCGTGGTGCTTATGGTAAACCACAGGGAACCGTAGCTAGAGTAAAAATTGGCCAGCCTCTTATGTCTGTGAGAGCCCGTGACAATCATAAGGCTCCAGTCATTGAGGCACTGCGTCGTGCTAAGTTCAAGTACCCAGGTCGTCAaaag AtctatgtatcaaagaaacatggATTTACAAAATGGGAAAGAGGAACATATGAAGAGATGAGGCTAGATGGAAGGTTAATTCCTGATGGTGTTGGAGCCCAGTATAAGCCTGACCATGGACCACTTAAAGCATGGAAAGAtagacaataa